TTCATCTGGCGGATGAATTCTGCTGCTTCGATATTTTCCCGACCGCCATACTGGTTGGTGACCCATTCTCCGGGTTCGCGGCAGTAGTCGAGGTAGAGCATGGAGGCGACGGCGTCTACCCGGATGCCATCAATGTGGTACTTGTCGAACCAGAAGAGGGCATTGGCTACGAGGAAGTTGCGCACTTCATTGCGGGCGTAGTTGAAAACGAGGGTGCCCCATCCCTTATGTTCACCTTTGCGAGGATCGGCATGTTCATACAGGTGGGTGCCGTCGAAAAAGGCCAGACCGTGACCATCTTTGGGAAAGTGCCCCGGTACCCAGTCCACAATCACACCGATGCCATGGGCGTGGCATTGATCCACGAAATACATGAAGTCTTGAGGGGTGCCGTAGCGGCTGGTGCAGGCGTAGTAGCCTGTCACCTGATAGCCCCAGGATCCGTCAAAGGGATGCTCGGCTACTGGGAGCAGTTCAATGTGGGTGAACCCCAGGTCTTTGACATAGGGGATTAGCTTGGCGGCTAACTCGCGATAGGTGAGGAATCGCGCGCCGGGCTTGAGGTCAGACACTTGGATGGCGGGCTCAGGCTTGCCGTCGGGGCCTAGAGCTGGTTCGTCAGAGGCGGCATGGAGCCAGGAGCCTATATGAACTTCGTAGATCGATACGGGCTGAGTAAGAGGTTCGGAATGGCGGCGTTGCTCCATCCAATCCGCATCATTCCAGGCGTAGGAATCTAGGTCAGCCACAATGGAGGCGGTTTTGGGTCGTACCTCTTGCTGGAAGCCGTAGGGATCCGATTTCTCGTAGATGTGGCCGTCGTGGTTTTTGATCTCGAATTTGTAGCGATCGCCCACGCCGACTTGAGGAATGAACAAATCCCAAACCCCGTTGCCAGTGCGACGCATTTGATGTTTGCGTCCATCCCATAGGTTGAAATCACCCAGCAGGGATACATTGCGGGCATTGGGTGCCCAGACGGCAAAGTAAACGCCCTTGATCCCGTCCATTTCAACGGTGTGGGCTCCAAGCTTCTCGTAGATGCGGTGGTGATTGCCTTCCGAGAACAGGTGAATGTCTAGATCGGTGAGCCCCGGAGAGCGGAACGCGTAGGGGTCATATACCACCCGCTCGTGCTCCCCTTCCTTGATGCGCAGTTGGTAGTTGCTCAGTTCAGGGCGATCGATGACGCATTCGAAAAAGTGGGGATGGTGTACCGACTGCATGGCATGCTCAGTGGGCACAGGATAGTCCTTACCAGCGTTGGGGCAAATCACCCAGGCTGCACTGGCTTCTGGTAAATAGGCGCGAATGACCCAGACCGATTTGCCGTTGAGGTCAATGGGGTGAGGCCCCAACACATCAAAAGGATCGTGATGCTGATTCCAGACAATGCGATCGATTTGATCGGAAGCAACGGTCTGCGTCATATAAAGTACCTTCCTAGGGTAAATCACTCGATGAGCTGGACTAAAGAAAAGAAGCGATCGCCTGCTGATGGGCAAATCGCAATTAGGCTTGCTGTGATACTATAGGCTGCTTTGAGTCAAGCAAGAGAATGACATTGCACAAGTCATGCCATTAAATTCTGTAAATCTATTGTTATAAACTGTAACAGAACAGCGGGAAGTCTCACCTTTTCGTTCCAATATTTTGAGAATAGCAGGTGTTTTAGCAAGCCGTGCATCCCTCTCTAGTCTGGTGGAGCGGCTGGATTGTGATCAAGATCGTGGTCTTGGAACATTTGGGTCACACTAGGGCGTCGTTTGGCATGTCATAGATAGGGATATCGGTAGAGGTGGTCAGGCTTGCGCTCTTAGACAGGAATGTTCCTGACGCACAGTGTAGCTGTAAACGATTCCCAAATAATGCATTCGTCCTCCTCGACCCTTTTGTTTCTTGGAGTGTGGTGGTATGGCTACGTCTTCTCAAGCCCGACTTGTGGCATTGCTTCATGCCGTGATTGTGACTTTGACTCTCGCGATCCTGTTTGCGTCGCAATCTGAACCAGAACCCTATAGTACTAGCCAGGTTCCGGTCTCCTTCTTCCGATCGCTGCTGCGTTAAGGGCGATCGCTCTATGCCTTCACGTTACCAAACTTGCTTGGGCCGTTTGGGTCACGGTCTTGAGCTGCTCTAGGGTGGGCATGGGCTGATCACCGCCATCGCTCAGCCATAGCAAATATTCGATATTCCCAGCGGGGCCCGTAATTGGCGACCAGGTGAGCCCCTGATAGCGCCAGCCCAAGGCCTCGGCTGCTGTGCAAACCTGGGCGATCGCATCGGCCTGCACCGTCGCCTCCCGCACCACGCCCTTTTTACCCACCCGCTCACGCCCCACTTCAAACTGAGGTTTCACCAGCAGGATCACCTCTCGGGGAGGCTGCAAAAGCGCCCAGAGGGCCGGCAGAATTTTGGTGAGGGAAATAAACGACACATCCACCACTCCTAGATCCGGAAAGGCGATCGCCTCCGTTGGCTCAGCAACGCCATAGAGATCCATGGGCGTCAGATGGCGAATATTGGTGCGTTCTCGCAACACCACTCGGGGATCCTGGCGCACCGTCCAGGCCACTTGCCCATAGCCCACGTCGATGCCGTAGACCTTGGCCGCACCGTTTTGGAGCAGACAGTCCGTAAAGCCGCCGGTGGAAATGCCGCCATCCAGGGCCAGGCGATTTGGGATG
This region of Candidatus Obscuribacterales bacterium genomic DNA includes:
- the glgB gene encoding 1,4-alpha-glucan branching enzyme; translation: MTQTVASDQIDRIVWNQHHDPFDVLGPHPIDLNGKSVWVIRAYLPEASAAWVICPNAGKDYPVPTEHAMQSVHHPHFFECVIDRPELSNYQLRIKEGEHERVVYDPYAFRSPGLTDLDIHLFSEGNHHRIYEKLGAHTVEMDGIKGVYFAVWAPNARNVSLLGDFNLWDGRKHQMRRTGNGVWDLFIPQVGVGDRYKFEIKNHDGHIYEKSDPYGFQQEVRPKTASIVADLDSYAWNDADWMEQRRHSEPLTQPVSIYEVHIGSWLHAASDEPALGPDGKPEPAIQVSDLKPGARFLTYRELAAKLIPYVKDLGFTHIELLPVAEHPFDGSWGYQVTGYYACTSRYGTPQDFMYFVDQCHAHGIGVIVDWVPGHFPKDGHGLAFFDGTHLYEHADPRKGEHKGWGTLVFNYARNEVRNFLVANALFWFDKYHIDGIRVDAVASMLYLDYCREPGEWVTNQYGGRENIEAAEFIRQMNHVIFSYFPGILSIAEESTSWPMVSWPTYVGGLGFNLKWNMGWMHDMLDYFHMDHWFRQFHQNNVTFSIMYAFSENFMLALSHDEVVHGKSNMIGKMHGDEWQKFASLRCLYTYMFAHPGKKTLFMSMEFGQWSEWNVWGDLEWRLLQYEPHQNLKHCLTKLNELYRSEPALYTQDFDQQGFEWIDCNDNRHSVVSFIRWAKDSDEFIVVVCNFTPQPHSHYRIGVPKSGFYTELFNSDARDYGGSNMGNLGGKWSEEWAFHNRPFSIDLCLPPLSTLILKLDGKKTEDAIAAAKQLRSESITAEASETP
- a CDS encoding TlyA family RNA methyltransferase is translated as MSKQRLDKLLVDRNLCDSRQQAQRLIRAGEVRVNQQLVDKPGTDIDEAAEITVKARSPYVSRGGEKLAKALADFDIVIPNRLALDGGISTGGFTDCLLQNGAAKVYGIDVGYGQVAWTVRQDPRVVLRERTNIRHLTPMDLYGVAEPTEAIAFPDLGVVDVSFISLTKILPALWALLQPPREVILLVKPQFEVGRERVGKKGVVREATVQADAIAQVCTAAEALGWRYQGLTWSPITGPAGNIEYLLWLSDGGDQPMPTLEQLKTVTQTAQASLVT